From Bdellovibrio sp. KM01:
GTATCCAAATAGCAGAACAATTGTTCTTCTAGTTCGCTCCGCTAAATCTAACGTATCCGATTGAACCGACGAAGGTCTGGATGGGCTGGTTACTTTGACTAACGGCTCGTCCAGTGGTTCGATAGAGATATGCGTCTGTTGAAGCTTTCCGCTTTATTTGCAACATCCTTGTTTGTGTCGTCGATGGCGATGGCGGCGTCGTTTACGTCAGTCACTATCGGTGGAGCTTCCTACTATGATTTGACGACAACCCCGTCCAAGCCTGTGATCTATGGTGGGTTTGCGGGGTCTTGTACTGGGGATGGAAATTCAACTTGCAACAGTTGTACGGGGTCTGGCTTGGCTCCTTGTAATCAAAACGCGGCTTATCCGAATTTGATTCTGACTCTGACCTTAACGGCGGATGTATCTCTTCCGACGAATGGAACGGTGACGGTAAAAATCGATGATAATTCTGTCAGTTTGAACACGGCTCCCTATATTTCCGGCAGTACGTTGACGGTAAAAATGTTGTGGTCGCAGATTTGTTTGAAATCTGCAAATGGCGTTCAAGACTGCTCTAATAATGTGGATTCGGATTTAGTGGTTACGATTACCGGCTCGGGAACCACGACGACGACGGTTTCAGCAACGATGCACATTATCACTTCTGCCGCGTCGACCGCAACTTATACGGATTGTCCTGTGGGTACAACGGGAGCAGCGAATACAGGTTTTTGCAATTTCACGGCGTTTCCGGGTGATTCGAAAATGTATACCGATCCTATCGTCTCTGAGGGGTATCCAACCAGTACGACAGGAATTGATTTCAGAGATTTGGTATTCTTTTACGAAGAACAAATTCCGGCGGATGGAAATGACCCGGCGACGACAGTGGGAAGAATTACGAATGCGTCCCCAACTTCCGTTATGCCAGTCTCGTCCACAACGTTTCCACCTGATGTCGATGATCGTTTAACGGGTCTAACAAATGGAAAAACTTATTGTGCTGTCATGGCGAATCGGGATCTTGCGGGAAATATTTATTACTTTACCCCAGTAGCCACGGTGGATCCCACGACTTTGTGTGCAACACCTGAACCAGTTGTGGGATTGCTTGATGATAAACATTGCTTCATCGCGACAGCGGCTTTTGGCAGTGACATGGCCCCTGAGGTTCAAAGTTTCCGCGAATTCAGAAATAAATATTTGATTCCATATTCCTGGGGTCAACAGTTCGTTAAGACGTACTATAAATACAGTCCAAAATACGCCGCAATGATTTCACAAAGTGAAACGGCTAAAATCGCCGTGCGCGGTATTTTGTGGCCGTTGTTATTCTTTGCTCGCTTAAGTGTCGCTTTGGGATTCTGGTTCGCGCTTGCAATCACAGTTTTCGGTTGCTTGACGATTTGGGGCTTGTACCGTCGCTTGATCTTGGGACAAAACGTACGAGGTGAACTATGAAATCGCTATGGTTGGTCTTAGTTGCCTTACTTGCTGTTTCGATTTTTCATACAGCAAACGCCCAAACAAAAGAGTCGGCCCCCAAAGAGCCACCTTTCGTTGAAGAAAGCGAATTCGATGCTCCACCAGCGGCTTCTGCAGATCCTTTGCAATCGGAAACCGACGATGCATTAAGCATTGAAAACGAAATCCTGCAAAGTGGTGGCGAGCCCCTTGCCACTCCTCCACCAGCTTCCAATACCGTTGATTTGAATAAAGATGTTCCTGAAGCGGGTTCCTCACTTCCAGATGATTTGATTTTGGAAGACGAAGCTCCAGCGATCGCAGCACCAAATAATGAAATTCCATCCAGTGAAGCGCCGATCGAAGAGCCCGTGAAGGTAAAGCCTGCCCCGGTCGTTTACAGTAATGAAGTGGTCCGTAAATCTCCGTCGGGCGGGGTTGAATACATTCATCATCCTCAAGCCGCAGTCGGTTTGATTCGCATCGAAAAGGACGGTACTTACATTTATAAAACGAAAGACAAAGGCGAAGTTAAATCGACGGGCTCTTTCCGTTTCGGGGCCATGGATGCTCCGATCATCAAAGCAGCGGACGGAGTTACAACGTTTGAAACCATGTATTCTGGTCCTTCAGTTCCTGTTTTGACTTTTGAATACGAATGGCAACCTTTGAAAATATCCCAGAACTTGAAAGTCCAAGCTGGTTTCAATCTGATGATGGCAAACGGTAATGGTCGCTTCGCTGAATCGAATCCGAACGGTGGAACGCCTCAAGCCGGGGACAAAGCTCGTGAGGAATATACTTTCGTAGCCATTCCGTTGAATCTGGGGCTTGCGTATCGTTTCCAATATATGGACCGCCAGGTCTTCGCACCTTACATCGCTGGCGGTGGATCTTACATTCCCGTAGTCGAGTATCGTGATGACGGTAAGAATACTAACATGGTTGGCACTCCTGCAGGTTTTGGCGGCGGTGGATTGCTTATCAATGTCGGAGCGATGGACCGCGAAACTGCATTTACTCTGAGATCTGAGTATGGTGTGACGAATTTGTGGGTCACATTAGACTATCGATATTTAAAATCTGTTAGTGAAGATGTCGATTTCTCTTCAAACGTGATCACCGCCGGCGTCTCCGTAGATTATTAAATCTTGGAGAAAATTCATGAGCAGGCTAAGCCACGTTGATCTTAATGTTTCTGATTACGCTAAAAGTATTCGTTTTTATGATTTGATTTTGCTGCCACTGGGGTGGAAGCGGGTTTCTTGTCGTACTGATTGTACGACTTACTCTGATGGAAATATGAAGATCTGCCTCGGTGAGACTGAGTCTAAATATAAGTCGGCCGGTTTCCATCGTAAAAAGACGGGGCTCCCGAGCATTAGACTAATACATTCGAAGATAACTTCGATCCTTACGCAAAATAAGTTCTAAGTTATATCCAATCTACGGTGGCACTTCGTTCGAAATTTGTCCTAACGGCCGTTTGTTGAACAGCGTGGATTAAAGTGCGGACGGCCGCACCTCCGCAGCGGAAGTAGAAATTGCATTGTTGTCATGGTTAGAGAATTTGCTCGTTAAGGGTTACTACAGCATTCGAATAAATGATCAGTGGCGGATTACATTTAAGTGGCAGCAAGACACTGCTTTGGAAGTTAGTATTGTCGACTATCACAAATAAGGAACGAGATGAAAAATAGAGTTTAAAAATCCATTTCATCCGGGTGAAGTTTTGTTGGAAGAGTTCCTGATTCCCATGGGAATTTCTCAGGCAGCCTTTGCGGATAAGCTTGGTTGGACGAAGGCGAAACTAAACGAGCTTATTAAGGGCAAGCGGGGAATCACAGCTGAGACGGCCTTGGATTTGGCCGATCAGCTCGGGACGAGTGCGAAGGTGTGGATGAATTGGCAATCCAGTTTTGATTTGGATAAGGCTCGCAAAGATCGCGCGGGATAATCCCTGAAAAAACTGCCCCGCACAGCGCCTCGAGTGAAGCAAAAGGTGCCTGGCACCTTTTTATGTGTTAA
This genomic window contains:
- a CDS encoding type II toxin-antitoxin system RelE/ParE family toxin, with protein sequence MALLSWLENLLVKGYYSIRINDQWRITFKWQQDTALEVSIVDYHK
- a CDS encoding HigA family addiction module antitoxin → MEFKNPFHPGEVLLEEFLIPMGISQAAFADKLGWTKAKLNELIKGKRGITAETALDLADQLGTSAKVWMNWQSSFDLDKARKDRAG
- a CDS encoding CFI-box-CTERM domain-containing protein; this encodes MRLLKLSALFATSLFVSSMAMAASFTSVTIGGASYYDLTTTPSKPVIYGGFAGSCTGDGNSTCNSCTGSGLAPCNQNAAYPNLILTLTLTADVSLPTNGTVTVKIDDNSVSLNTAPYISGSTLTVKMLWSQICLKSANGVQDCSNNVDSDLVVTITGSGTTTTTVSATMHIITSAASTATYTDCPVGTTGAANTGFCNFTAFPGDSKMYTDPIVSEGYPTSTTGIDFRDLVFFYEEQIPADGNDPATTVGRITNASPTSVMPVSSTTFPPDVDDRLTGLTNGKTYCAVMANRDLAGNIYYFTPVATVDPTTLCATPEPVVGLLDDKHCFIATAAFGSDMAPEVQSFREFRNKYLIPYSWGQQFVKTYYKYSPKYAAMISQSETAKIAVRGILWPLLFFARLSVALGFWFALAITVFGCLTIWGLYRRLILGQNVRGEL